CTTCCTTCCTGTGCTCCCTCAAATGAAAGTTTGCTTAAATCACCAGCTCTGGGAGGtaggtgggattttttttttaatataatgtttCCAGTGGAAACTGGAGCACCCCTTTACTTCACCAACTAgtcacagagctgctttgcaCTTGACAGAGCTGTGGTCACCTGGGTGAAGACCCCAGCGTCACAGAACTTAAGGCCCCAAGAAGAAAATGGGCAGCAATGGGATGGAATCCAAACTCATGGGAGTGCAGTGATTGGAGCTGATGCATCACCACTGCACAGGAGATTGTGCACTGGGCACCCCCATCGCCAGGTGGGGTGGGAAGGGCAGGACCCACACCAGGACCAGCTgtgagcactgggatgggcaggagggCTCCTCAACTCAAGCACCCCACAAATGGACAAGGTAGCATCCACAGTTTTTGCACCCTTCCTCACCTCCATAATCATCCTTGTGGATGCAGGACAGTCAGCCAGCCTTGGCTTTGACCTacatgtatattttaaataacattgACTGAAATGACAAAGGAAAGCATGAAGTCAGTCAAAGGCGTGAGAGGGAAAAATTAAGTCAGCCAAAAAAAGGCCAAAGTGTTTCTGACCTCAAGGGTGgttcagctggagaaaagaCAGCTCTGAAAGCCACAAGTGCCTGGTTCCTCAAATCACTACTTTTCtggtttaaaacaaaatagaagaGAAGGGTGTTTTGGCAGCAGGTTCCTCAGGCTCTGGGGAGAAGCTGGGATGTGTCTGTGCTtgggggacacagagcaggtggagaggggcagggggggtGTGACATGCTGGTTATCACAGTCAggtcccagctctctgctccacCTTCCCAAAAATTATTCACACAGGACACAATGGCCCTGCTCTGGCCTCAGTCTCCCAAAGGAGGCTGTCTCCATCTCCAGCACCACGTCCTcatcacacacagcacagctgtccccacagtgtcctaCCTGCCATTGTGTCTCCACTCAGTGCCAGAGGACagacccaccctgagctgtccctggtCCCAGCCCTTGCCAAGCAGCCAGTATCCCATCCCCCAGCACCTCAAAAGGTTGTGTCACCCtgtcccccaccccaaaaaacaggCTGTTGTGCCAGGATTGTTCAGAAAAGGAGTTTTGGGCCAGAGGATGCTTGCTCCAGAGATGTCCCAAGCCCAGGGAAGGGTTGCTGTGGGCAAGGTGGTCTCTGCAGCTGAACATGCCATCTCTGGGCTAGTAGTAGTCCTCCTCACTCTCCCTGTAGTCCTCAGGTGTCGTGCGGGGCTTCAGCAGGGAGAAGTCTGTCAGGTTGAGTTGGTCTGAAATGGCAGCATGGGGACAGTGTGACCTTGCCGccctgcagtgcctgtcccCTTCCCCACCAGGACCAAAGCCAAACCATGCACAGCAGCATTCTGAggcatccccagcacagccccatgctccagcagctcctgccataCTGGTGCACTGTCCCCAGGAGATCAGGGGGACAAGGACGTGCTGCTCACCCGGTGTGAAGACGGTCAGGCTGGCCAGTGCCACCACCTCCCCGAGCCTGTTCCTGGCGAAGCAGCGGTACGTGCCCTCGTCTGTCACCCGCACGCCCTGGATCTGGAGCCAGCCTGTCACCTCGTATTTCTGGGGGCCACCTCTGAACTGCAAGAAGGGAGGGTTTCTGTCAGCACTTGTGGCAGGAGCAAGAGGGAGTCTGTGCCACAGAGCCCTGGTCCCCTTCCCGCAGGCACTGAGGTCCCAGGATTGCTCTGGCAGCAACCATGCTATTTTCTGTTTATCCCCAGGAATAAATAAGCTTTTCCTgacccagctgggctgcagctgtgtttgcaggcTGCTATTATGGTCTGGTGGCCAGGGGTGGAGGACAGTAGAGTTtcctccagccaggcagggtAGTCCTGCTTGGGGTGAAGATCCTCAATCAGACCCTGCGACAAGCTCTGGGGAGGCTTGAAGGACAGAGAGGGCCATGGTGCAGGTTCCACCTGCTCCTCTggctccctccatccatcccaccaCAGTTTCTTCCTCGTTGGTGCCTGGCTGAGGTGTACGGCCCCTTTGGCTCTGCCCACACCCTCTAATAGCTAGGTACTCCCAGCTGGGTGCTATATTTGGGGATGGCCACAGGCAGGATGCTGACCCCTGggcctgccagctctgggagagAAGCCCTGCTGATGGGAAAAAAGGGCAGGGAACTGCCTGAGTGTGCTGGTAGGACCAGAGGACAACCCAGGCTGTAAGGCACTAGGGAAgtcctctttcctctttccctctctctttccaaCCCTGCCAGCAAGACTGCAAGTGaagccagcacacacagcaaacTAAAGGCAGGCCTAAGTGGGAaactccctgctgcaggactcTATGAATAAGTTCAAAAATTACTAGAGGAAATCACAGAAGAGAGCTATGCTGATGGCTCCTACCACTGAGACACCAGCCCTGGCTCAGTCAGTCCTTGTGTTATAGAGCCTCCAGTAACCCCTTCCCACCCCCAGGAAGCCAGGCTTGGCCATTCCCAGAGTATGGCCACTCTCAGGTCTGGTTGTCCATGAGCCCTGAGAAGCACTGGGTCACTCTGGGGTTGTCTTCAATGCCCTGGGCACACCCCTCACCTGGACAGAGATGTGGGGGTcatctccaggcagcagcatctctgtgccaTCCTTCCTCCACTCAATGGATGCCATGGGGTAGGCGAAGACCTCGCAGCCAAAGATGACATCCTGCCCGGTGATGTTCCATGTGTCATAGGGAGGAGAGGTGATCTGAGGCTCTGGGAGGGGGGTagaggagagcagggtgggCTCAGAAGAGGTCTCACTCTTGGCAGGTCCCATGGACTCTCTTGGGCTGCTCCCTGGAGCATTTGGTTCACACAGAGATGCTAGGACCCTTCCCATGTCtgtctcctctccctcccacgGCACACCTTCACCTTTCCAAGGACATGGTCCCTCCtcacagctgggactgggagctccctccccaagcccccccagcccatggagggttgccatccctgctggcatCAGTTTCCCTGCCTGTGCAGTGATGCTCAAGcaacacacacagcaggaagaGTTGCAATGAGTTTTGTAACATTGCAATGACAGCGATGTTACAAACAAAGCTCTCCTGAGCCATTGGAGCACGCCCCTCCTGTAGGAGAAAGGCCAAGGGGCACTCATCCAGCCTGAGGCTGGTGAGGATGGATGAGGTAGTTGAGCTTCCAGCCAAGTGAGGCCTCTGCTCTGACACAGGGCTGGTGCCAGCAATGAAGGGAGTCAGCAGGTCCCCCTGTCCTGGATGGAGCCAACAGCTCTATGTTCCACATCCCTTCCCTGGAGGGACAGAGTGAGGACTGTCCTTCTCACACACACTGCTCCGTGATCTGGCCCATAGCATGAGCCAGAGTTCAAGGGAAGGTTTCCACCTCCAAATATACCTGGCAAAACAGATGATGATCTACAGAAAATAAGGTCAACCTTGGCACCCCTCAGGCTGCAGTGACATCACTGGGTGACCTGTGCTGGACTGGGCAGGATGGGGCATGGCCTTCCTGCTAGAATGTCCCCTCTCAACCCCCACCTGAGTTTTAACTGGGAGATGGAAATCACACAGCCAAGCCAAACCAACCCTGGTTTCTATTTGCAGGAGGCAGGCACATTTCTCGGGAGCAACAGGCCAGTGTGAACCCAGCCCTGCCGCCAAGAATTCACTAACAATTCCCTGGAACTTCCccatctgctccagcaggattTGTTGCTTCCATAAACTCCACTCCCTCTTGGCAAAGCTGCTCCCAGATTCCTCCAAGCACTGGATCTGCAAGGGgctcccccagagcagcagggtgggggCACTGGTGGGaacctggcactgcaggaagcagcccccagcacagtCCCGTCCCTGGTTTTGCTGCCAGGTGAAACAGCCTGGCCAGACCCTCTTGCCTGGgtcttcccacagctccagggccacTACCTGACTCGCAGGGACCTTCGTGGGCCACGGTGAGGTTGGCATCGGGGTGAGCATGGGCAGCCTCCAGGAACCGGCAGATCTGGGCGTAGGTTTTGCCGTCAGAGCCGCAGAGGGCCAGGTGGGAGAGGCAGGCGCACTGGGGCTCGGGCACCTCTCCGTGATGCAGGTCCCCGGCATCCAGCCGGCACTCCAGGTGCTCCCCACACTTGCCGTAGAAGTGGTTGGTGTTGTCCAGGTCACAGATCTGTCCCTCCAGGTTggcacattcccagcagcagtCGCAGGCATCCCGCACCGTGCCTGCCAGGCACCCGCGCGGCGTCGGGCACTCCGCTGGCTGGCACTCGGTGCAgccctccccttcctccagcagccGCTGCCAGCCCCGCTGGAGGTAGTCAGAGGTGCTGGGAAaagcctggcccagctggagcaAAGCCCAGTGCAAGGAGAGCAAGGAGAGCACGAGGCAAGAGATGCTGAGGGGCTTGGCTTCAGACATCCTCACGGCAACTCCTCTATCCCAGTCCCACTGTCACTTGGATGGGGATTTCTGGCACTGCTCTGGTCTCCCTGTCTAGATCTGAGGAGCCATCCTGGCCTGTGAGGAGGGAGAAAGTGTGTTACTGGTGCAGGAAGTGTCTCCCACTCCTTTGTCTCTGGCTGGCTtgttctgagcagcagcactgcatgATGTGCAGAGGAGGGTTggtcccagcccctctcacccCCTGCAGTCATGGCCTTTGCACCCTGGAGCTCCCCAACCAGCTCCTGTCCTGAAACACTGAGCAACTTCTGGAGAGATAGTGCTGATGACCCCAGCCCACGAGGTTTCATCCTTGTTCCCTTGGCAGCCCAGCATGCAAAGTCCAGCCTCCTCTGACCCCAGGATAGCCTGGGAAGCCACaaggctggcagggcactggACAGGCTGTTCTACAACATTATGGATCAGCTCCTTCATACCCTGCTCCTGGTCTCCTGGCAGAAAGTTGCTTTCAAgcccctttcttttccccactgCTTTGCAAGAGTCACAAAcagttttttcctccctcaccATCCATACAACCACAATGGAGTGGCTGATCCTGCAGACAAGGTGCTCTTTCTGTGCTGGAGGCAGCCAAGCCAGGAGGATGCTCCCACTCATGCCTGGCTTTTGTTCTACTTCGCTCCCTCTGCTGTAACCCCTCTTTTTAGGCACCACCTATTAGAGCAGGAGAACAAATGTCCACTCCCCAGAAGGTTTTGTGACCCCCTCAGTTATCACACAGGCAACTGAAGCTGAGCATGGAGGAGCCCAGTGCACAGGTGAGCAACCACTGGACTGAGAGCAGACCCCGTGTGATCAGTGTGtaccagcacagcagggtccCTGCCCTCAAACTCCGAGTCTGCATTACCTACTCAGGCAAGGAAGAAGCTGATCTATTCCGGGCTTCCCATCTGTCCCTGGGGGGTAAACGTGGCATCTCAGAGCCTGTCCCCAGAGA
The nucleotide sequence above comes from Molothrus ater isolate BHLD 08-10-18 breed brown headed cowbird chromosome 8, BPBGC_Mater_1.1, whole genome shotgun sequence. Encoded proteins:
- the KAZALD1 gene encoding kazal-type serine protease inhibitor domain-containing protein 1 codes for the protein MSEAKPLSISCLVLSLLSLHWALLQLGQAFPSTSDYLQRGWQRLLEEGEGCTECQPAECPTPRGCLAGTVRDACDCCWECANLEGQICDLDNTNHFYGKCGEHLECRLDAGDLHHGEVPEPQCACLSHLALCGSDGKTYAQICRFLEAAHAHPDANLTVAHEGPCESEPQITSPPYDTWNITGQDVIFGCEVFAYPMASIEWRKDGTEMLLPGDDPHISVQFRGGPQKYEVTGWLQIQGVRVTDEGTYRCFARNRLGEVVALASLTVFTPDQLNLTDFSLLKPRTTPEDYRESEEDYY